In the Solanum pennellii chromosome 5, SPENNV200 genome, one interval contains:
- the LOC114077267 gene encoding uncharacterized protein LOC114077267 has translation MLKRGQTFQKKTSQKPSENTKDQVCHKCGSPDHFIKFCPLWALEQKKANFEKVKDIKNDKYIPTNRRMTNQEADLSTRRAFAAMGDLSEEEFEDGGFENQSLLAIEQSNKYDFLALIAETDSEDDEEDDKQSKVSFHHIKVNIESYSKKELESLLSTLIDAYQSVNSEREQVMENYASLREVNDNLEKHNHFLQNKLKEQIKISELSHKGKNSASELQLALEEKIKLLTIKYQALTERNRLLQENLDHTKLDLERNLRWTRSSEILTQIQEKQTTSRSGIGFKKQNNLVSHTIHMSKSLCTHCGNSGHLKNQCKALFEAFQKNVKFTKKEKTDTAKNLVRNKNAPNKRFSYLPLWARRNLIHPFTHIKGPKLIWVPKTNL, from the coding sequence ATGCTAAAGAGAGGGCAGacctttcaaaagaaaacttctcaAAAACCATCTGAAAACACTAAAGACCAGGTTTGTCATAAATGTGGGAGCCCAGATCACTTCATCAAATTCTGTCCACTTTGGGCTTTAGAGCAGAAAAAGGCAAACTTTGAGAAggtcaaagacatcaagaatgATAAGTACATTCCCACAAACAGAAGAATGACCAATCAAGAAGCGGATCTTTCAACGAGAAGAGCCTTTGCCGCTATGGGGGACTTATCTGAAGAAGAATTTGAGGATGGAGGGTTCGAAAATCAGTCACTACttgcaatagaacaatcaaataaatatgattttcttgcacTCATTGCTGAAACAGATtctgaagatgatgaagaagatgacaaacaaagcaaggtaagttttcatcacatcaaagtaaatattgaatcatattctaAAAAGGAACTAGAGTCTTTATTGAGTACTCTTATAGATGCATATCAGTCtgtcaattctgaaagagaACAAGTGATGGAAAACTATGCATCTTTAAGAGAAGTCAATGACAATCTTGAGAAACACAATcactttcttcaaaataaattaaaagaacagaTTAAAATCTCAGAGTTAAGTCACAAGGGCAAAAACTCTGCTAGTGAACTTCAATTAGctctagaagaaaaaataaaattgttaaccaTAAAATATCAAGCTTTAACAGAAAGGAATAGGTTGTTACAAGAAAATCTTGATCATACCAAACTGGATCTGGAAAGAAATCTTAGATGGACCAGGTCCTCTGAAATTTTAACTCAGATTCAAGAAAAGCAAACCACTAGTCGAAGTGGGATAGGTTTTAAAAAACAGAATAATCTTGTGTCACACACTATTCACATGTCTAAAAGTTTATGCACTCATTGTGGAAACTCAGGTCATTTAAAGAATCAATGTAAAGCTTTATTTGAGgcttttcagaaaaatgttaagttcaccaaaaaggaaaagactGATACGGCTAAGAACCTGGTTCGAAATAAAAATGCTCCAAATAAAAGGTTTTCTTATTTGCCTTTATGGGCTAGAAGAAATCTTATTCATCCTTTTACTCACATAAAGGGGCCCAAGCTAATCTGGGTTCCCAAGACTAATCTTTGA